From the Nodularia sphaerocarpa UHCC 0038 genome, the window AGGGGTTGGGGGTGAGGTTCTTCCTTGGCTTCTTCTCCCACAGGGAGAGGCTAGCGCCAAGGCGGTTCGTTGATTAAAATAAGATTTTAATATTTATTGATCATGGTGTCTCCCCAACCCATTAACCCTGCTCCCGGACAAGAATCAGTGTGGGATTACCCCCGTCCCCCTCGCCTAGAAGACACAAACAAACATATTCAAATCATCTTTAATGGAGTCACAATTGCGGACACCCACAACGCCAAGCGGGTGTTAGAAACCAGTCATCCACCGGGTTACTACATTCCCCCTGCTGACATCAAAATGGAACACCTAGTACGGATGCCAAAATCTAGTTTTTGTGAATGGAAAGGCTCTGCTGGTTACTACACCATCCGCGTGGGTGATAAAGAAGCACAGAATGCGGCTTGGTTCTATCCCGACCCCACACCAACATTTGCATCTATTAAAGATTATGTAGCATTTTATGCCCATCTCATGGATGGTTGCTACGTCGATGGCGAAAAAGTCCAACCGCAACCGGGTAACTTTTACGGTGGTTGGGTGACTAACGATATTGTCGGACCATTCAAAGGTAGTCCCGGCACTTGGGGATGGTAAATTAATACAGTAGAGACGTTCCATGGAACGTCTCTACAGTGTTTGTAGTAAGCACTTGAGTGCTTAAAAAATCAGGACTAAAGTCCTGACTACAAACTTGCTGACCTATCCATTTAAACTTATGAGCAGCTATCCACACTTTTTTTTAAATTGGTCTATTCAGCTAAATATTGTTCTGCTTGTAACTTAAGTTTATCTCCCTCTAATAGCACTTGGTCAATGTCATCTTTAACATCCATATAAGGTTGTCTTAAGCTGATTTTCTCTGACTGAATAGCCCTCCTTGTGCTTTGTCGTATTTGACCAGCAAACTTGCGTTGACCAAACAAATCTAGTCCTAATGAGATAATACTGTCAGGAGTAGTTTGTGTAGCCTGTTGGTTAATTTCTTTAATACCCAAATTAACCTCCTTTTTAATAGCTCGTAATTGTTTTTGAATTAAGTTGATATTTTTTATTTGTAATTTAACTGATTTAGGACTATCTAGGGTTAAAATCATTTGTTGTCTCAGGTGATAAATTTGCAATTGAGTTTCTTGTAAGTTCATAGCTACTTCCCCTTAAAAATCAATCTTCATTTCTCTTGTGCTGATATTCCAACTACGAAATTAGTGACTATTCCTGAAAAAATAGTTGCAGATTTTCTTTACCTACAAGGAAACAGTCTAAAATCTGTTAAACCATTTAAAATCTGTTAACTTATCTAAAGCTGTCAATCGCTCGTTCATAGAATCAAAGACCTGAT encodes:
- a CDS encoding DUF427 domain-containing protein; the protein is MVSPQPINPAPGQESVWDYPRPPRLEDTNKHIQIIFNGVTIADTHNAKRVLETSHPPGYYIPPADIKMEHLVRMPKSSFCEWKGSAGYYTIRVGDKEAQNAAWFYPDPTPTFASIKDYVAFYAHLMDGCYVDGEKVQPQPGNFYGGWVTNDIVGPFKGSPGTWGW